Proteins encoded together in one Diabrotica undecimpunctata isolate CICGRU chromosome 3, icDiaUnde3, whole genome shotgun sequence window:
- the LOC140437543 gene encoding uncharacterized protein → MEIKQEASETTCKIANEVYVGPLDAFKIEIKEEPKRENAYDTFVSSDSNLFSVNTKVEQDGYKFKLFEKKRITNEEGYLQEENKMGIMETVLEHSSYKGNDISLHAEAKSLNKNVKVVTEKRSYKCEICFKRCSGEIHLKTHLKVHTGEKPYKCEICFQQFSHKRSMKTHLRRHTGETPYKCETCLKQFNNASQLKTHLRVHTGEKPYKCEICFKQFSETGNLKRHLIVHTGEKLYKCEICFKQFSETGNLKRHLIVHTGAKLYKCEICLKQFTTTRYLKEHLVTHSGKNPYKCEICFKQCSGENHFKAHLKEHTGEKPYKCEICFQQFSHKCSMKTHLRRHTGETPYKCETCLKQFINTSELKKHLRMHTGEKPYKCEICSKQFTTKFHLKIHLEIHNGEKPYKCEICFKPFSQANGLKKHLRVHTGLKPYKCEICFKQFSEVGNLKRHLRVHTGEKPYKCETCLKHFTTTGQLKRHLEMHNGEKSYKCEICFKQFSQACHWKTHLRLHTG, encoded by the exons atggaAATAAAACAAGAAGCTAGTGAGACAACTTGTAAAATAGCTAATGAAGTGTATGTTGGTCCTTTGGATgcctttaaaattgaaattaaggaagaacctAAGAGAGAAAATGCATATGACACATTTGTTTCTTCAGACTCAAATCTGTTCTCGGTAAATACTAAAGTAGAACAAGATGGATATAAATTTAAACTATTTGAAAAAAAGCGAATTACAAATGAAGAAG GTTATCTCCAAGAGGAAAACAAAATGGGAATTATGGAGACAGTACTTGAACATTCATCTTATAAGGGAAATGATATCAGTTTACATGCTGAAGCAAaatcattaaataaaaatgtgaaagTTGTGACTGAAAAAagatcttacaagtgtgaaatttgttttaagcggtgTAGTGGAGAAAttcatttgaaaacacatttaaaagtgcacactggggaaaaaccttacaagtgtgagatTTGCTTTCAACAGTTTTCTCATAAACGTTCTATGAAAACCCATTTAAGAAGGCACACTGGAGAAacaccttacaagtgtgaaacttgtttaaaacagtttaatAATGCAAGTCaattgaaaacacatttgagagtacatactggagaaaagccttataagtgtgaaatttgttttaaacagtttagtgaaACAGGtaatttaaaaagacatttgataGTGCACACCGGAGAAAAactttacaagtgtgaaatttgttttaaacagtttagtgaaACAGGtaatttaaaaagacatttgataGTGCACACTGGAGCAAAactttacaagtgtgaaatttgtttaaagcagtttactacaacaagatatttaaaagaACACTTGGTAACACACAGTGGAAAAAatccttacaagtgcgaaatttgttttaagcagtgtAGTGGAGAAAATCATTTCAAAGCACATTTGAAAgagcacactggggaaaaaccttacaagtgtgagatTTGCTTTCAACAGTTTTCTCATAAATGTTCTATGAAAACCCATTTAAGAAGGCACACTGGAGAAacaccttacaagtgtgaaacttgtttaaaacagtttattaATACAAGTgaattgaaaaaacatttgagaatgCACACAGGAGAAAAAccctacaagtgtgaaatttgttcaaAGCAGTTTACTACAAAAtttcatttgaaaatacatttggaAATACACaatggagaaaagccttacaagtgtgaaatttgttttaagccatTCAGTCAAGCAAATGGTTTGAAAAAACacttgagagtacacactggattaaaaccttacaagtgtgaaatttgttttaaacagtttagtgaaGTAGgtaatttgaaaagacatttgagagtgcacactggagaaaaaccttacaagtgtgaaacttgtttGAAGCATTTTACTACTACAGGTCAATTGAAAAGACATTTGGAAATGCACAATGGAGAAAagtcttacaagtgtgaaatttgttttaagcagtttagtcaaGCATGTCATtggaaaacacatttgagattgcacactggttAA